One uncultured Fretibacterium sp. DNA segment encodes these proteins:
- a CDS encoding DNA-directed RNA polymerase subunit beta: MPEFVPVSKKRQRYTFGRAYDLVEMPDMIEVQRDSYRWFYQDDVAPEARSMQGLQELLHEVFPIESYDGQFVLEFVRYHIDSPNLLEEEARQRDMTWARPIRATIRLANTKTQEVKEEKIFLGEFPVMTDRGTFIINGTERVVINQLARSAGIYFNRGEGAGHDACLAKLIPDRGAWLDFSSAPGEIVSVNIDNRKKLPVTLLFKAFGAENNDAIISLFGAEPTFMEFGDEMRGRLSAADILDPEGNVVVARGRPVTREALETLARLNPGGRGGIDVLGLDPSLALTLERDVTQSSDEAMQEIFRRLRPNEPARVENAREYLKSLFFDPRRYTLGRVGRYKLNRRLGLDIEANTRLLTLQDLVAIVREMFAMKALDKKSDDIDHLGNRRVRSIGELLQNQIRIGLLRMERIARERMTTMPNLSTATGGELINVRPISAALREFYGSGQLSQFMDQTNPLAEVTHRRRLSALGPGGLSRERAGFEARDVHYTHYGRVCPIETPEGPNIGLVSSLTTYARLNEHGFLITPRRKVKDGKLTEDIEFLSADDEDNYHIAMANTPLEEDGVTIAGTDCPTRHQDDIDTIPTDQVDYMDVSPKQIVSSSTALIPFLEHDDANRALMGSNMQRQAVPLLLPEAPVVGTGIEHRIAKDSGSCVVAAEAGEVRWVDSERIEIRSKKGSVRVYNLIKFRRSNQCTVIHQRPLVSKGDAVEKGEIIADGQAVDNGELALGQNVLVAFVPWEGYNFEDAILLSENLVKEDKFSSMHIEEYEIDARETKLGPEEITRDIPNVGEDMLRNLDDTGIIRIGAEVNSGDILVGKVTPKGESDQTPEEKLLRAIFGEKAREVRDNSLKLPHGSRGKVVAVKQMERKDNPDALGPGVIRTVKVYVAQWRKITVGDKMAGRHGNKGVVSRILPVEDMPYLPDGTPVDVVLNPLGVPSRMNLGQVLETIMGFVAVHNGWHVATPVFEGAQEQEIFENMKELAARKYPDLTEDGMIALRDGRTGELMEKKVTIGCMYMLKLIHLVDDKIHARSTGPYSLITQQPLGGKAQFGGQRFGEMEVWALEGYGAANVLQEMLTVKSDDIRGRDKTYERIVKGQSLVKPGVPESFRVLVKELQGLGLDVEVQYDDGSVGGMTLDDEEEERGAYLTAQSASSSVFDEDSPASGDVRVDDSEERGDIFDVPDVFIEEKEALSEGLSLVGDAAGDEEGD, translated from the coding sequence ATGCCCGAATTTGTTCCGGTAAGCAAAAAACGGCAGCGCTACACCTTCGGACGTGCATACGATCTCGTCGAGATGCCCGATATGATCGAAGTGCAGCGGGATTCCTATCGATGGTTCTACCAGGATGATGTGGCTCCAGAGGCTCGTTCGATGCAGGGGTTGCAGGAACTGCTTCATGAGGTCTTTCCTATCGAGAGTTATGACGGTCAGTTTGTTCTCGAATTTGTCCGCTATCATATCGACAGCCCCAATCTTCTCGAGGAGGAGGCGCGACAGAGGGATATGACCTGGGCGCGTCCCATCCGGGCCACGATTCGCCTTGCCAATACGAAGACGCAGGAGGTCAAGGAGGAGAAGATCTTCCTCGGCGAATTTCCCGTGATGACGGACAGGGGAACCTTCATTATTAATGGAACCGAGCGCGTCGTCATCAATCAGTTGGCGCGCTCCGCGGGCATTTACTTCAATCGGGGAGAGGGGGCCGGCCACGATGCCTGTTTGGCGAAATTGATCCCGGATCGCGGGGCCTGGCTGGATTTCTCATCGGCCCCAGGCGAGATCGTGTCGGTCAACATCGACAACCGCAAGAAGCTTCCGGTCACGCTCCTGTTCAAGGCCTTTGGGGCGGAGAACAACGACGCCATCATCTCCCTTTTCGGAGCGGAACCGACCTTCATGGAGTTTGGGGACGAGATGCGGGGAAGGCTCTCCGCCGCGGATATCCTGGACCCGGAGGGCAACGTCGTCGTGGCCCGCGGGCGTCCCGTTACGCGCGAGGCCCTGGAGACCCTCGCGCGGCTCAACCCCGGAGGCCGGGGCGGCATCGACGTGCTGGGGCTGGACCCCTCTCTGGCCTTGACGCTGGAGAGGGACGTCACCCAGAGCTCGGACGAGGCGATGCAGGAGATATTCCGCCGACTGCGCCCCAACGAGCCGGCCCGCGTCGAAAACGCACGGGAGTATCTGAAATCCCTTTTCTTCGATCCCCGACGCTACACTCTGGGGCGAGTCGGGCGTTATAAGCTGAACCGCCGCCTGGGGCTCGATATCGAGGCGAATACGCGCCTTCTCACCCTGCAGGATCTGGTCGCGATCGTTCGGGAGATGTTCGCGATGAAGGCTTTGGATAAGAAGAGCGACGATATCGACCACCTGGGCAATCGGCGGGTGCGCTCCATCGGTGAGCTGCTGCAGAACCAGATCCGCATCGGGCTCCTGCGCATGGAGCGCATCGCCCGCGAGCGTATGACCACGATGCCCAACCTCAGCACGGCGACGGGAGGCGAACTGATCAACGTCCGGCCTATTTCCGCCGCGCTTCGGGAGTTCTACGGCTCCGGGCAGCTGTCCCAGTTCATGGACCAGACCAACCCGCTTGCCGAGGTGACGCATCGTCGTCGCCTCTCCGCCCTCGGGCCTGGGGGGCTCAGTAGGGAGCGGGCCGGTTTCGAGGCGCGCGACGTGCACTATACGCATTATGGCCGCGTCTGTCCCATCGAGACCCCCGAGGGACCGAACATCGGGCTGGTCTCGTCCCTGACCACCTATGCCCGCCTGAACGAGCACGGCTTCCTCATCACCCCGCGCCGCAAGGTGAAGGATGGCAAGCTGACGGAGGACATCGAGTTTTTGTCCGCGGACGACGAGGACAATTATCACATCGCCATGGCCAATACTCCCCTGGAGGAGGATGGGGTGACGATCGCGGGCACGGATTGTCCAACCCGCCACCAGGACGACATCGACACGATCCCCACCGACCAGGTGGACTACATGGACGTCTCGCCCAAGCAGATCGTCTCCTCCTCGACGGCGCTGATCCCATTCCTGGAACATGATGACGCAAACCGGGCCCTCATGGGGTCCAACATGCAGCGTCAGGCCGTGCCCCTGCTACTGCCCGAGGCCCCCGTCGTGGGGACCGGTATAGAGCACCGCATCGCCAAGGACTCGGGGTCCTGCGTCGTGGCTGCGGAGGCGGGGGAGGTGCGCTGGGTGGACTCCGAGCGCATCGAGATCCGCTCCAAGAAGGGCAGCGTGCGCGTTTACAACCTCATCAAATTCCGCCGTTCCAACCAGTGCACGGTGATCCACCAACGGCCTCTGGTCTCGAAAGGAGATGCCGTGGAGAAGGGGGAGATCATCGCCGACGGTCAGGCCGTGGATAACGGCGAGCTGGCGCTGGGGCAGAACGTCCTCGTCGCCTTCGTCCCCTGGGAGGGCTACAACTTCGAGGATGCAATCCTGCTGAGCGAGAACCTGGTCAAGGAGGACAAATTCTCCTCGATGCACATCGAGGAATACGAGATCGACGCCCGGGAGACGAAGTTGGGGCCTGAGGAGATCACCCGCGACATCCCGAACGTCGGCGAGGACATGTTGCGCAACCTCGACGATACAGGGATCATCCGAATCGGGGCCGAGGTGAACTCGGGCGACATCCTGGTGGGGAAGGTGACGCCCAAGGGAGAGTCGGACCAGACCCCCGAGGAGAAGCTGCTGCGTGCCATCTTCGGGGAGAAGGCCCGGGAGGTCCGGGACAACTCCCTGAAGCTGCCCCACGGTTCCCGTGGCAAGGTCGTCGCCGTCAAACAGATGGAGCGTAAGGACAACCCCGATGCGCTCGGCCCCGGAGTTATCCGCACCGTCAAGGTCTATGTGGCGCAGTGGCGCAAGATAACAGTGGGGGACAAGATGGCGGGACGGCACGGCAACAAGGGCGTGGTGAGCCGCATCCTGCCCGTCGAGGATATGCCCTATCTTCCCGATGGGACGCCCGTCGACGTGGTCCTGAACCCGCTGGGCGTCCCCAGCCGTATGAACCTGGGGCAGGTGCTCGAGACCATCATGGGCTTCGTCGCCGTGCACAACGGCTGGCACGTCGCCACGCCGGTCTTCGAGGGCGCCCAGGAGCAGGAGATCTTCGAGAACATGAAGGAGCTTGCGGCACGGAAATACCCCGATCTTACCGAGGACGGCATGATCGCGCTCCGGGATGGGCGCACGGGTGAGCTCATGGAGAAGAAGGTCACGATCGGCTGCATGTACATGCTGAAGCTGATTCACCTTGTGGACGACAAGATCCACGCCCGCTCCACGGGGCCCTACAGCCTGATCACCCAGCAGCCCCTGGGCGGCAAGGCCCAGTTCGGCGGCCAGCGATTTGGGGAGATGGAGGTCTGGGCGCTCGAGGGATACGGTGCGGCCAACGTACTGCAGGAGATGCTGACCGTGAAATCGGACGATATTCGGGGTCGGGACAAGACCTACGAGCGCATCGTCAAGGGGCAGAGCCTCGTGAAGCCCGGCGTCCCCGAGAGCTTCCGGGTCCTGGTCAAGGAGCTGCAGGGGCTGGGGCTGGACGTCGAGGTACAGTACGACGACGGATCGGTCGGCGGAATGACGCTGGATGACGAGGAGGAGGAGCGGGGCGCGTATCTGACCGCCCAGTCCGCGTCCTCGTCGGTATTCGACGAGGATTCCCCGGCATCGGGCGACGTGCGCGTGGATGACTCCGAGGAGCGGGGCGACATCTTCGATGTCCCGGACGTCTTCATTGAGGAAAAGGAAGCTCTCTCGGAGGGGCTGTCGTTGGTAGGGGATGCAGCCGGGGATGAAGAAGGAGACTGA
- the rpoC gene encoding DNA-directed RNA polymerase subunit beta' has product MARKEIVGVRIKLATPERIREISSGEVKKPETINYRTLRPEKDGLFCERIFGPTRSYECACGKYKRSGPKFRGIICDRCGVEVTDNRVRRERMGHIELAVPVVHIWYLRGIPSRLSLLLGTSAKELEKVVYFAPTRKKEGAWKVVTEGRRTDLVRKEAVISESEMKVHAHYDPKFRAEEAFSLENVDNIPLSEGDVLTAQQVARFKADYGDEIFKVEPAFELTEEIEGLPLKVGDIVPLSQAEEYREAAGAPEAFRRAHISNSEAFVVTAALKLPFAKGSIVSKTELELFQQKYPGRFTSVRWGITIDDPCYLVIEPGTSPFAWAEVIYDRQQALCHAYDKKFEAGIGADGVQTIIDRLDLDLLAASLREEISESSGQKKRKLVKRLQVAEDFRKSTSSAQSMILNVLPVIPPDLRPLVQLDGGRFATSDLNDLYRRVINRNNRLKKLQELRAPEIIIRNEKRMLQECVDALIDNGRMGKAVLGAGNRPLKSLTDLLRGKKGRFRQNLLGKRVDYSGRSVIVIGPQLKIYQCGLPKQMALELFKPFVVRQLVDRGLAPNVKSAKRIIERGREEIWGILEEIIRDHPVMLNRAPTLHRLGIQAFEPVLMEGKAIRLHPMVCTAFNADFDGDQMAVHVPLSLEAQAEARLLMLSANNLLSPASGRPVVTPTQDIVLGIYYLTDMRPGVQGEGMHFSDIGDLLSAFDHGVVHVNAPVWLKEDPSWGTRPKGRRKYRGENGEAEIVGDARDVRAPEGAAVFFETSPGRALFNSIIASPLCYVNHQLDKKSIGRLLDDAYDRIDRAAVVEMLDAVKSLGYHWAARSGISFGVKSIIIPPEKAEITEATRKEDDVAKENYEMGLLTRDEYLAQKGKLWSRATRQIADKITEHMMPGNSVLMMVESGARGSLGQMGQMAGIRGLMSDPTGRTIDYPITANFREGMNMLEYFISTHGARKGLADTALRTAKSGYLTRRLVDVAQDLIITEHDCGTEKGVCIRPLTSEQKVMIPLADRITGRTALNDIVSPETGELLVRKGQLISYNDAAAIERSGIEEVWVRSPLACALKKGLCQKCYGMDLSSRHLIPIGEAVGVVAAQSIGEPGTQLTMRTFHTGGVHQAEDITQGLPRIEQLFEVRRPRKVAFLAGLDGVIEEIRSSDGKRKVIVASEDGSERIVHTIPASQELREDIEEGMEVRTTTRLTEGSIDPQQLLEVSGIDAVQRMLVDEIQYVYHSQGVSINNKHIEVILRKVAPLNRVRVIEEGDTSFVAGDLVWIGDIEEAERSIREDNERYVAEAVRIFVGDILKSAEKAHEEIQPLLGRPLDEEALRLLLKPGMMLSVLTLEHGGRDVEVVIGEAAFRKQMEGLELVEDFTDDERHVVKGERLSAGYLRLITSGDPCPILVRNRDMLDKMVGSMWLAEDVTVDGEVLVPMDTLVTRETADLIASRDVRELKVWHNVEHVSVVDMFRNDLMNDDEIWGKTLLKAVDREGNPLSDVSQFVDARVVQGLALGEIAAIETQEGIFVRANLFAHFLSTKIYGKVLLDTTLAEGTAADSLASGQEIGKNVLDAIVDREPVEIFVRPLSAKVDSHVLIRDVTFVRKLRESPECKPFIHGITKAALATDSFLSAASFQQTAQILAGAAVKGQVDPLHGLKENVIIGHLVPAGTGSSVFRPIALSDEKKDGTQPVLSDPEGETLPPGPEDAILEAPAEVVAVESVGAGEV; this is encoded by the coding sequence ATGGCGCGAAAAGAGATAGTCGGCGTCAGGATCAAACTGGCGACGCCGGAGCGTATCCGCGAGATATCGAGCGGCGAGGTCAAGAAGCCCGAGACCATCAACTACCGCACGCTGCGTCCGGAAAAGGACGGGCTTTTCTGTGAGCGAATCTTCGGGCCGACGCGCAGCTACGAGTGCGCCTGCGGCAAATACAAGCGCAGCGGCCCCAAGTTCCGGGGCATCATCTGCGACCGCTGCGGGGTGGAGGTCACGGACAACCGCGTCCGCCGCGAGCGGATGGGGCATATCGAGCTGGCGGTCCCCGTCGTTCATATCTGGTATCTGAGGGGGATTCCGAGCCGGCTCAGCCTGTTGCTCGGCACCAGCGCGAAGGAGCTGGAGAAGGTCGTCTACTTCGCCCCGACGCGTAAGAAAGAGGGAGCTTGGAAGGTCGTTACCGAGGGGCGCCGAACGGATCTCGTCCGCAAGGAGGCCGTCATCTCCGAGAGCGAGATGAAGGTTCATGCCCATTACGACCCCAAATTTCGGGCGGAGGAGGCCTTCTCCCTCGAGAACGTCGACAACATTCCCCTCAGCGAGGGAGATGTCCTGACGGCGCAGCAGGTGGCGCGCTTCAAGGCGGACTACGGGGACGAGATCTTCAAGGTGGAGCCAGCCTTCGAGCTGACCGAGGAAATCGAGGGCCTGCCTTTGAAGGTGGGGGACATCGTCCCCCTGTCGCAGGCCGAGGAGTACCGGGAGGCGGCTGGGGCGCCGGAGGCTTTTCGCCGGGCCCATATCTCGAACAGTGAGGCCTTTGTCGTCACCGCTGCCCTGAAACTTCCCTTCGCGAAGGGGAGCATTGTCTCCAAGACCGAGCTCGAGCTTTTTCAGCAGAAATATCCCGGCCGGTTTACCTCCGTCCGTTGGGGGATCACGATAGACGATCCCTGCTACCTCGTGATCGAGCCCGGGACCTCTCCCTTCGCGTGGGCCGAGGTCATCTACGACCGCCAGCAGGCGCTGTGTCATGCCTATGACAAGAAATTCGAGGCCGGGATCGGGGCGGACGGGGTCCAGACCATCATAGACCGTCTGGACCTCGACCTTCTGGCCGCCTCGCTGCGTGAGGAGATCTCCGAGAGCAGCGGGCAGAAGAAGCGCAAGCTGGTCAAACGCCTGCAGGTGGCGGAGGACTTCAGAAAGAGCACCTCCTCGGCGCAGTCGATGATCCTGAACGTCCTTCCCGTCATCCCGCCGGATCTGCGCCCTCTGGTGCAGCTGGACGGAGGGCGCTTTGCGACGTCCGACCTGAACGACCTCTATCGGCGGGTCATCAACCGCAACAATCGCCTGAAGAAGCTTCAGGAGCTTCGGGCTCCGGAGATCATCATCCGAAACGAGAAACGTATGCTCCAGGAGTGCGTGGATGCCCTCATCGACAACGGGCGCATGGGCAAGGCGGTGCTGGGCGCGGGGAACCGTCCCCTGAAGAGCCTCACCGACCTCCTGCGCGGCAAGAAAGGGCGTTTCCGTCAGAATCTGCTGGGCAAGCGCGTGGACTACTCCGGGCGTTCCGTCATCGTCATCGGGCCGCAGCTCAAGATCTATCAGTGCGGGCTCCCGAAACAGATGGCGCTCGAGCTGTTCAAGCCCTTCGTCGTCCGCCAGCTCGTGGACCGCGGCCTGGCCCCGAACGTCAAGAGCGCCAAGCGCATCATCGAGCGAGGACGCGAGGAGATCTGGGGGATTCTCGAGGAGATCATCAGGGACCATCCCGTCATGCTGAACCGCGCTCCCACCCTGCACCGCCTGGGCATTCAGGCCTTCGAGCCGGTGCTGATGGAGGGCAAGGCCATTCGCCTCCACCCCATGGTCTGCACGGCGTTCAACGCGGACTTCGACGGTGACCAGATGGCCGTCCACGTTCCGCTGTCCCTGGAGGCCCAGGCCGAGGCACGGCTCCTGATGCTCTCGGCGAACAACCTCCTCTCCCCGGCCAGCGGACGTCCCGTCGTCACCCCGACGCAGGACATCGTGCTGGGAATCTATTACCTTACGGACATGCGCCCTGGGGTCCAGGGGGAGGGAATGCACTTCTCGGACATCGGGGACCTCCTCTCGGCCTTCGACCATGGGGTGGTGCACGTCAATGCCCCCGTATGGCTTAAGGAGGACCCCTCCTGGGGCACGCGTCCCAAGGGACGCCGCAAGTACAGGGGGGAGAACGGCGAGGCCGAGATCGTCGGAGACGCAAGGGACGTCAGGGCGCCGGAGGGCGCGGCGGTGTTCTTCGAGACCTCGCCGGGCCGGGCTTTGTTCAACAGCATCATTGCGTCTCCCCTGTGCTACGTCAACCACCAGCTGGATAAAAAAAGCATCGGACGCCTTCTGGACGACGCGTACGACAGGATCGACCGTGCGGCTGTGGTGGAGATGCTGGATGCCGTCAAGTCCCTCGGCTACCACTGGGCCGCCAGGAGCGGGATCAGCTTCGGGGTCAAGTCCATCATCATCCCCCCGGAGAAGGCCGAGATCACGGAGGCCACGAGGAAGGAGGACGACGTGGCCAAGGAGAACTACGAGATGGGACTCCTGACCCGCGATGAGTACCTCGCCCAGAAGGGAAAACTCTGGTCCCGTGCGACGCGGCAGATTGCCGATAAGATCACGGAACACATGATGCCCGGGAACTCCGTCCTGATGATGGTGGAGAGCGGAGCCCGCGGAAGCCTGGGGCAGATGGGGCAGATGGCGGGAATCCGCGGCCTGATGTCGGACCCCACGGGCCGCACTATCGACTATCCCATCACGGCCAACTTCCGGGAGGGCATGAATATGTTGGAGTACTTCATCTCCACGCACGGCGCCCGGAAGGGGCTTGCGGACACGGCGCTTCGGACGGCCAAGTCCGGCTATCTGACCCGCCGCCTGGTCGATGTGGCTCAGGACCTTATCATCACCGAGCACGACTGCGGCACGGAAAAGGGCGTCTGCATCCGTCCCCTGACGAGCGAGCAGAAGGTCATGATCCCCCTGGCCGACCGTATAACTGGCCGGACCGCCTTGAACGACATCGTCTCGCCCGAGACGGGGGAGCTCCTTGTCCGCAAGGGGCAGCTCATCTCCTACAACGACGCCGCGGCTATCGAGCGGAGCGGCATCGAGGAGGTCTGGGTGCGCAGTCCTCTTGCCTGCGCCCTCAAGAAGGGACTCTGTCAGAAGTGCTATGGCATGGACCTCTCCTCCCGTCACCTCATTCCCATCGGTGAGGCAGTGGGGGTCGTGGCGGCTCAGTCTATCGGGGAGCCCGGAACGCAGCTGACGATGCGCACGTTTCACACGGGTGGCGTGCATCAGGCAGAGGACATCACCCAGGGTCTGCCGCGCATCGAGCAGCTTTTCGAGGTTCGCCGGCCTCGCAAGGTCGCCTTTTTGGCCGGCCTGGACGGCGTCATCGAGGAGATCCGGAGCTCGGACGGGAAACGCAAGGTCATCGTCGCCTCGGAGGACGGATCGGAGCGAATTGTACACACCATCCCCGCCTCGCAGGAGCTCAGGGAGGATATCGAGGAGGGTATGGAGGTCAGAACGACGACCCGCTTGACCGAGGGAAGCATCGACCCCCAGCAACTGCTGGAGGTCAGTGGGATCGACGCGGTCCAGAGGATGCTGGTGGACGAGATCCAGTACGTCTACCACTCTCAGGGTGTCTCCATCAATAATAAGCACATCGAGGTCATCCTGCGCAAGGTCGCCCCCCTCAACCGGGTGCGCGTCATCGAGGAGGGCGACACCTCCTTCGTGGCCGGCGACCTGGTCTGGATAGGGGATATCGAGGAGGCGGAAAGGAGCATTCGGGAGGACAACGAGCGCTATGTCGCCGAGGCGGTCCGAATTTTCGTCGGAGACATCTTGAAATCCGCGGAGAAGGCGCACGAGGAGATCCAGCCTCTGCTGGGCAGACCCCTGGACGAGGAGGCCTTACGCCTGCTGCTCAAACCGGGAATGATGCTCTCCGTGCTGACCCTGGAGCATGGAGGACGCGACGTCGAGGTCGTGATCGGCGAGGCCGCCTTCCGTAAGCAGATGGAGGGGCTGGAACTGGTCGAGGACTTCACGGACGACGAAAGGCATGTGGTGAAGGGGGAGCGCCTGAGCGCGGGCTACCTGCGCCTGATCACCTCGGGTGATCCCTGCCCGATCCTCGTCCGGAACCGGGATATGCTGGACAAGATGGTGGGGTCCATGTGGCTGGCCGAGGACGTCACCGTCGATGGAGAGGTTCTGGTGCCGATGGACACCCTCGTGACCCGAGAGACGGCGGACCTGATCGCCTCTCGCGACGTGCGTGAGCTCAAGGTCTGGCATAACGTCGAGCACGTCAGCGTCGTCGATATGTTCCGGAACGACCTGATGAACGATGACGAAATTTGGGGGAAGACGCTCTTGAAGGCCGTGGACCGTGAGGGGAATCCCCTGTCGGACGTGTCCCAGTTTGTGGACGCCCGCGTGGTTCAGGGGCTGGCCCTTGGGGAGATCGCCGCCATCGAGACTCAGGAGGGGATCTTCGTGCGCGCCAACCTCTTTGCGCACTTCCTGTCCACGAAGATCTACGGAAAAGTCCTGCTGGACACGACCTTGGCGGAGGGCACGGCCGCCGACTCGCTGGCCTCAGGGCAGGAGATCGGTAAGAACGTCCTGGATGCCATCGTCGACAGGGAACCCGTGGAGATATTCGTCCGTCCCCTCTCTGCAAAGGTCGATTCCCATGTGCTGATTCGCGACGTCACCTTTGTCCGGAAGCTGAGGGAGAGCCCCGAGTGCAAGCCCTTCATCCATGGTATCACCAAGGCGGCGCTGGCCACGGACAGCTTCCTGAGCGCCGCATCCTTCCAGCAGACGGCGCAGATCCTCGCGGGGGCCGCCGTCAAGGGACAGGTCGATCCGCTGCACGGGCTCAAGGAAAACGTCATCATCGGACATCTGGTCCCAGCCGGGACGGGGTCGAGCGTCTTTCGCCCCATCGCTCTCTCCGATGAAAAGAAGGATGGGACGCAGCCCGTCCTGTCCGATCCGGAGGGGGAAACACTGCCGCCGGGTCCGGAGGACGCAATTTTGGAGGCACCAGCCGAGGTCGTGGCCGTGGAGTCCGTGGGGGCGGGGGAAGTGTAA
- the rpmH gene encoding 50S ribosomal protein L34, whose amino-acid sequence MDKGTFQPHRKPRKRKIGFLARSSSPSGRKILRNRRRKGRKCLTMA is encoded by the coding sequence ATGGATAAGGGGACCTTTCAGCCGCACAGAAAGCCGCGCAAGAGGAAGATCGGTTTTCTCGCCCGTTCTTCCTCTCCCTCGGGGCGCAAGATCCTTCGCAACCGAAGGCGCAAGGGCCGCAAGTGCCTGACCATGGCGTAA
- the rnpA gene encoding ribonuclease P protein component gives MPDHGVTLRKGREFDLIFRTGLRVQGDLVRLLFLRSPGQLEPRVGYAVGKRQGKAHVRNRGRRILREAFRRLAPWVVSDAALVLSLKDRALGASAVAVWHDMTRVLWRQGLLLDGWGGADWDAPVLHRVP, from the coding sequence GTGCCTGACCATGGCGTAACCCTGAGGAAAGGTCGGGAGTTCGACCTCATCTTCCGCACCGGTCTTCGCGTCCAGGGAGATCTGGTGCGGTTGTTGTTTTTGAGGAGTCCGGGGCAACTCGAACCGCGCGTGGGGTACGCGGTGGGCAAGCGGCAGGGGAAGGCCCATGTCCGCAACCGGGGGCGCCGCATTCTGCGCGAGGCCTTTCGGCGTCTGGCGCCTTGGGTGGTCTCGGATGCGGCGCTCGTCCTCTCTCTGAAGGACCGGGCTCTTGGCGCCTCCGCCGTTGCCGTCTGGCATGATATGACCAGGGTCCTGTGGCGTCAGGGTCTTTTGCTCGATGGGTGGGGTGGAGCGGACTGGGATGCGCCCGTCTTGCATCGTGTTCCCTGA
- the yidD gene encoding membrane protein insertion efficiency factor YidD: protein MRPSCIVFPERPRGSRRRRCGSPVAVLVVLLIRGYQRFISPLLGHRCRFYPSCSQYALVVFQEWGFFMGAWMTLRRLLKCGPWHEGGYDPPPRRCGSAKSDRDGELF from the coding sequence ATGCGCCCGTCTTGCATCGTGTTCCCTGAACGCCCGCGGGGCTCGCGTCGGCGACGCTGTGGCAGTCCCGTCGCAGTTCTGGTGGTGCTGCTAATTCGAGGGTATCAGCGTTTCATATCGCCTCTGCTGGGACACCGATGCCGTTTTTACCCATCCTGTTCCCAGTACGCGCTTGTCGTGTTCCAGGAATGGGGTTTTTTCATGGGCGCATGGATGACGCTTCGGCGCCTCTTGAAGTGTGGCCCGTGGCACGAGGGGGGCTACGACCCTCCTCCGAGACGTTGCGGTTCTGCCAAGTCGGATAGGGATGGTGAACTTTTTTGA
- a CDS encoding YidC/Oxa1 family membrane protein insertase produces the protein MTWLLESLYLLTNSWGLAIILLTILVRIAMHPLTQKQMVSMQRMQKLQPMMKVLQEKYKDDKETLNREVMSLYKEHKVNPAAGCLPLLIQLPIFILLYSALSRHGFTDATFLSVQLDGSVLTTIAKAINLVDEAGVPIPNSQLGFVMVVFSALTNPSLLFSNLGVWLPNTVLLLIIAFLTWYQQHISASGNPQMAMMSWFMPIFLTFICLSLPGGVLLYWGVSSLLGVVHQLRVIRRTSQEMQEKPLLFQEKPTRKSGA, from the coding sequence ATGACATGGCTTTTGGAAAGCCTTTACCTGCTGACGAACTCCTGGGGGCTGGCGATCATCCTCCTGACGATTCTGGTTCGCATCGCCATGCATCCCCTGACGCAGAAACAGATGGTCAGCATGCAGAGGATGCAGAAGCTTCAGCCTATGATGAAGGTCCTGCAGGAGAAATACAAGGACGACAAGGAGACACTGAACCGAGAGGTGATGTCCCTCTATAAGGAGCACAAGGTCAACCCGGCTGCAGGGTGCCTGCCCCTGCTCATTCAGCTTCCCATCTTCATCCTGCTCTACAGCGCCCTGTCCCGTCACGGTTTTACCGACGCTACATTCTTGTCCGTCCAGCTCGACGGATCAGTCCTGACGACCATCGCCAAGGCCATCAATCTGGTGGATGAGGCCGGAGTCCCCATTCCGAACAGCCAGCTTGGCTTCGTCATGGTGGTTTTTTCCGCCCTGACCAACCCCTCGCTGCTTTTCTCCAACCTGGGCGTGTGGCTTCCCAACACCGTCCTTCTGTTGATCATCGCGTTCCTTACCTGGTATCAGCAGCATATTTCAGCCTCAGGGAACCCCCAGATGGCCATGATGAGCTGGTTCATGCCCATTTTCCTGACCTTCATCTGCCTCAGCCTGCCTGGAGGGGTTCTGCTTTACTGGGGCGTCTCCTCCCTGCTCGGGGTGGTTCATCAGCTGCGCGTCATCCGCAGGACCAGCCAGGAAATGCAGGAAAAACCACTGCTCTTCCAAGAGAAGCCGACGCGCAAATCCGGAGCGTGA